In Brachyhypopomus gauderio isolate BG-103 chromosome 18, BGAUD_0.2, whole genome shotgun sequence, the sequence taaactTTTCATTTGTTAAGGAAGCTTTGGTTTCTACGAGTTTATGGTTGCCTCAGCCGACTGACCACACGACGGTCAAAACGGATTGGCTTGATATGGCTTTATGCAAAGGGAGTGTGTAAACTTTGGCTCACTTCCATATAACAGAAGCACTTGGTTACACCTAGAAAGGTCATTATTTAATAATGAGCAAACAGCATTTCATAACAATAATAAACTATTATATTTTACTGTTTGGATTTTCAGGCTTCCAGAAAAACTATGATTAGCTTTCCTCCAATGAgcttgtttggttttgtttattCTCCCCAAGTTGCCCAATGAGGAGGAACCAGATGAGGGACCTCAGATGACCAATGATACTCCACCCCCTTACAGCAGCGTCGCAGCCGAAAATGCAGGTATTGGTTAACTGCACGTAATAAAGCTTTTCTAGCAGCGCACACTCTTCAAAATGTCGTTAACCATAAAAACGTACTTTTCCATagaaaataaacagaaatggcTACTACGTTTTTAACTGCAACGGCTATTTTTCAGAAGACTTGTATGAAAAACATGTGGCAGTAattcagaccccccccccccttttgttCCAGCCTACTTTGATTATAAAGAAGACTGTGCCTTCCCCAAGCCTCCTTCTTACAATGTAGCCACATCGCTGCCGTCGTACGACGAGGCTGAGAGGACCAAGGCGGAAGCCTCCGTCCCCCTGGTGCCAGCACGAGTAAGTACTACAAAATGGCCACTCGAACCGTTACCTAGCATTTAGCATAGCTGGCGGGATTCCCCTACCCATAACGTAAGCATAGCGTCCCTAATGTTGGGTTAGTGTTAAAGACTGACTAGgctccacccccctccctcccccgacTGTACCCATTGGGTTTGTTTTGCTTTGGTCTTCATGCCCATGTTTGCTCACAGCCTTGTGTTTTCTCCGCCACACACTGCCTGCACACAGCACAGGGAAGGCCTGGATACTTTCGATGATGTATCTCATGCCCTGGAGGTACAGTAACGAGTGGGAGAGTGTGGGACCGCGCAGGTAGCGGCCGTCTTGGAGGGGCCTCAGGTGTCCAGTGTCTTGGAACGAGGCAGCTTTGCAGGCTTATAGCGTGCCTTTCcactttttgttttttaaataggACTGAATCACTCCTCACGTGTGTTATAGCTCATTTGCAAAACTTATCAAACAAATATGACATCCACCCACCACCATGTACGACGGACCATGAACATGTTACTCATGGAGCCTTTGATTTTAGTTGCTAGGTGATGAGGTGTGATGGGTTCTGCTGTATGTGTTGGTTGAGCAGATATCTGGAAGTCTCCCAGTTTCAAACTGTAATTTGGTGTATATGTATACAGCACAATGTGCATTTAGTAATAATAATCATGTCGGTAACAGTGTTTAGTGGTGTTTTGTGGATCAGTCAATTATGTGCTTTTATAGACCGAGTAAGGGTGCTCTCTGGTCTTCAGAATACTGGCTGTGTAAGATTACTGAAAATCTGCTTTTCATAACGATAAAGATCCTTGAGAAATATCCAAGAAATTGATTTGATTTGTATACATATCTTTTTTTCCATCTAGTTTTTGTTTGGCCAATGATTAGAGTGCCCAGGACTTCCAAGACGAGCCTTCAGTGTTGCAGTTTTTCCGTCTTTGTTTCATGGTTCTCTTGTGTAAGATAGGCAGGCCCAAGCCCCAGAGTGAGACCTGCCCCCTCTTTTGCTGTGATGTGAACTTTTCTTCTACCTTTCTGTTATATAAAGATCCCACAGAGTTCCTGTGTGATGTAAACTGCTGGCTATGGTTTATATGGGCCTCTCTAATTTTCTGCGTCTCCTGCAGGATGAGGACTTTGTGGCCAGGGATGACTTTGAGGATGCTGACCAACTACGAATAGGCAACGACGGCATCTTCATGCTGACGTTCTTCAGTAAGTTCCTGTGACTGAACCGCACGGTTCTTCTAACCTCCTGTTAGCTACTACGAGCTTCCTCTAGCAGACCCTGAAATTACCTTGTGGACCCAAGGTTTTAACTTCATGGTGCGTCTTGTAGTCTCGCTTTGAGATGCCATATAGCTGGCTGACTCGCTAGCCTTACTTCAAGACCCTTTTCCAGGTCGGATCCAAATGTTGTTTCAGCTTGCAACAGATATGCCAGCAATTTCTTGGTGTGCTGCAGTCTTCTAGCTATAGCGTGTGAGTtgtagtaagtgtgtgtgtgtgtgtgtgtgtgtgtgtgtgtgtgtgtgtgtgtgtgtgtgtgtgtgtccacctccAGTGGCTTTCTTCTTCAACTGGATCGGCTTCTTCTTGTCGTTCTGTCTCACCACCTCGGCGGCTGGACGCTACGGTGCCATCTCCGGTTTCGGCCTGTCGCTCATCAAGTGGATTTTGATTGTCAGGGTAAGACACCTCAACAGAATTCTGCATCTCCAATGCAGTTCAGCCATGTTGATAAACGCGAGCGTTTATCGGTCTCGTTTTTCCACGGGGCAGCTTCCTGTTAGCAGCAGTTCCCTCAGTAGATGAGAAACAGGTGCTTAAACTGCAGTGATGTTTTTGGCGAATGACAAATCTCTTCTTCTCCATGCATTTTCAGTTCTCCACGTACTTCCCCGGTTACTTTGATGGCCAGTACTGGCTGTGGTGGGTGTTCCTTGCTCTTGGTAAGTAGAGTAACATCTAGGCCTATTGTTCAGTTTCTTCAGTCCAATGAGATTTACTAGAAATGGGAAGAGTAAAAAAAGCATGAGGGAATTCCAAAATGGTGTTCACATCACACCGTCCCCCATATTCTGCTTGTGCGTATTAGTGTCTCCCATCGTCACACGTGTCTCCCATCGTCACACGTGTCTGAGCGTATTGTAGTAGCTGCGTTGGCTGCTGTGGTTGTTCACTGGGGTGTGGCGCTGGGGGCCGTAATGAGTTTCCGTTTGCTCCAGGTTTCCTGCTGTTCCTCAGGGGTTTCATCAACTACGCCAAAATCCGCAAAATGGCCGACTCCTTCTCCACTCTCCCACGGACCAGAGTTCTCTTCATCTATTAAAGGCTCTCGTTCTGGAGCCACTGTAGGTATAACGGTGTCGGATTGCAAGTGTTTAATACCTGAGTGATTACTGGCTTATGTTTACAAACAAAAGGCTTCAAGttgtaaagagaaaaaaaaattaacagcAAAAAAATGTCTTTCTTAGAAATGCAGTGATGTTAAGCTATTCCACCAATAAAGAAAAGAGTTGAGGCAACGTAGGAAAATGCTACTGTCGTACTGAATACTGAATGACTATTGTCGTCTTCAGCTGCTTGTTTGGAAACCGATACTGAATTCCTGGCCAGCTCAAACTCACAGACTCTGCAGTGAACGCATATTTAAAGGAAAACGAACCCCTTCCATCTATAATCCACACATCTGAAAGTGTGGCCATGTTTCTTTCAGGGTAATAGAAGGGAAGGCATCACCCCACCCTCTACCCCCGATCCCTCGGTGTTAAACGGCACCACGCTACGGCCGGACGGCAGGACGCTCTTTCTATGTTTCTAGATGTAAACTTGTGGATGCTGATTACTCTGTGTGCAAAAATCATTAGTGGTTTAACGTCAAGTGCTTTTTGCAATCAAGTCCTTCATGTAAAACGAATGCCTTATGCAATCTCTGTAGTATTGACATGCACTGTCCCCTGTTATTCAATAGGGGGCAGTCTTGGATTTTTTTCCcgtttccttttttttcttttcctttttttttttttttttttttttttaaacttgatGACGTTTGACATGGAAACAGCCAGTCGCTGTTGGTCACCATTCACCAGGATCCTTTCCTTTTTGTGAATGGCGACATTAGATGAATTGAATTTAAAGCAGCGCTTTTCTtcttcactgccccccccccccctcccaacctTCTCTTGTCTCCCCACCCATACATGACACGAAATTAAAGTTGCTTTTTAAGTTGTTACATTTGATGTGGTATGCTTTTATTGTCACTgtatttattttaaacacaaaaaaacCCTATAAACAATCAAACGAATGGAGTACGTGTTATGGAacgctttgtatgtgtgtgtaatctacAGGCATGATACCccatgtaaaataaaaatagaaCTTAATACTGTAAGCtgtaaatacattttcatagttGTAGTGAGAGGAGCGTCTTTGGAGAAAACAGAGTCACAGGCGTGTTTTGTTGAACTGAGATGGATTATTTTCTTTATATCctttttgctttttaaaaaaaaatatatgattGACCGTGCATGGTGTCCCGTGTGAGGGGTGTTTGGTTTGACATGCGGGTGTGCAGGTTCCCTGCTTGTTCCTCTCCCCCCCCGCATGTCCCAGTAGCAGAAACCATTGCTCCCAGCAGTACCTTCTACACATTTCTTATAAGAAACACTGGTAATCGGGTCCTCTAATGAAGGGGAACTCACCCCGTCCAGCACCCATTCGCCACCACATCCTGCTGGATCTCCTGAAGTTGTGcacatttataaatatttttaaaagatgttgttttgtttgtttgtttgtttgttttgttctcaCCCTCTGTGACTTGTCTGCTCCCGTCACCGAGAGACTCGTCCACGGAGCAGGAACCGGCTCCTTTTGTactgttgtgtttttcctgaCCAGCTTTGCGGATGACCTTCCAATGCCGATGGATATACACCTGTGTACGCCTGTAAATACGACGTTGCTATTAAAGTCTCTGGTGTTGCAACATTTGGTCAAAATGTGTGTGGTTTGTCCCAGGCCTCGGGAGCAGCTCGGAGCGCCACTGAAGTAGCTTTAGTTTGAGAAGTTGGGCCAACTGTTTGTGCTTGGATAGTATTTCAGGCGGTGAGGTGAACGTAAAAGCCTTGATTGAAACATATTTTTGACGACAAATTTAAATTAGGCGTTGTATAGTGAGCTTTAGGGTGGGGTTTTAAATATTTAGTTTTTCTCCCAATACAGTTATTTTATATGAAACCGCGATACATATTTGGTAATGTGTATGATATTTAGCAACCTCAGTATTGTTGCTGTTGGTATCTTCTGATTTTTGCTGCCCAGTGACCTAGAGTTACCTTTTTATCATTGTAATCATTTTATCATTCTTTATCATTCTTTTATCATAAAATCTACAAGACCTTGTTTTCAACTCATGACTCCGTCTACCTGTTACCGAAGCAATAGGACTAGTCTGACTTGATTCTTCACGGGGATGAAGGGACCATGTATTCATGTGTAATCAGGAATATCATCATCCTCAGGCCTCTGCTTTGAGTAGTGCGAAGCCCGTGCGGACAGACGTGTGCAGAGGCGGTTGTGCTGGGCCAATCCGCTCCTGTTTCTGTTGGCGAGTGGGTCGGTGCCTTCCGGCTGGGCCTCGGGCCCCGGTTGcctcctgttccttctcttGCCCTGCTGCGAGTCGCCACGCTGTGTCTGAGGTGTGAATCCGCCAGCCCTCGGTCTCCTTCCGGGTGTGACTTCCTGGGGGAAGCGTTTAGCATTTAATAACGCCACACATCCCCTCCGCCTCTTAACACCCCCTAGAATCACGGGCACCGACACCTTTACAATCCTGCGCTCGGAGCCTGTGGTGACCCAATCCTTCCAAATGAATGGGTGTGATACGGGGGGAGGCGGGAGGGAAGGTACTGgtgcagtgtttgtgtgagaaggtgtgtggGGATACATATGTGTGCGtgaggtgttgggggggggggggggggggggcttaagACGTCACTTCCTTCTCTGACTCATACAgctctcttcttcctccaaCCTGTCCttgagtggttgtgtgtgtgtgtgtgtgtgtgtgtgtgaggaggggggggttgaAGCTGACTCTTTACTGATAAGGTCAGTTGAACAGTGGGAGGACTCTGGCTGGATGGTTACCgaggcgagggggggggggggtgtgtttggcGGGAGTGACGGCAGAGCGAGTGGTGACTCATCCTCAGACTGCTGCTGCCACCGCTCACACTTCCCTCCTCGCTCCTCCTGTGTGCGCTCTCTTGCTCTCTAATGCAGTCGTCTTTGGGGGCTTCTCTCTCCCGCCACACCTCCAAACAAGCTGACCCCCACCGTGTGTACATACCCACCATGGTCAATCACTGACTATAGCTATCTGAGTACCGAGTACAGGAGAAATCAATCATCTATTTGGGTTtgcatatattatattatatatattatatatatgtgtgtgtgtgtgtggaccataTATGGTGATTCTGGTGTTTCTGCATCACGTGTCTTGGTGATATGCAGTACAGCAGAGATCTCTCATCTATTTGGGTTTGCATATATTTATTCATGAATGGCAGATGAGCTGCATGAATGGAAGTTAGGGATGCCTGAGATAGGCTGCTGTGGTGTTCATTCacccctaccacacacacacacacacacacacacacacacagtggagacGTCATGCTACGTTTCCGCAGTGCATCAAGGGAATGAGTCTGTCTCTGACTCATACTAGAGaaatagatggagagagagagagagagagagagagagagagagagagagagagagagagaaagagagagcgattGGAGCAGGACAGAAGGGAGGGGTGTTGGAGGAAGGGGCTCCACTCTTCATTCTGATCCCTTCTCTCTACTTCCACAGCTCAGTGATGTAATACAGGTGACCTATTCGTCACGGCCCGCCCCCGCGCTCTTCCCCTTCCAGCTGATTGGCTGCCCGGGCCCATGAATGGACTGCACTGTTTCCTATGGGAAgcgagagggggcggggctctgcTAGGAGCGGACCAGAGGCGTGTCGCTCGCTCATTGAGGAAAAGCGAGCGACGGCTTCCTCGGCAACCGCTCTGAATGGAGCTGAACCCCGCGAGCCTGCTGATCTCACGCTCTGTCACACACGTAGGCAGCGATTGTTTACCGCGTGCCCGGACACTTTTCATCCTCTCAGAGGCGAAGGGCTGCAGTGGAtgacacgttgtgtgtgtgtgtgtgcgcgtgtgtgcgcgtgcgtgcacaGCTTTAGTCATTAACCAGCAAGTGGGACCAGATAAGAAGCTACATATATGATGAGAGAGGTAGACATTTAATGCACGTGCCCACAAACCTCTAACTGATCATGTGATCCTGTACACCGTGATCAATATGCTATGTGTGAATTCACCATTACATattaagcatgtgtgtgtaagtgtttagTCAAATGTAGAGAAAAGTCTTCAACATATTTCTTAATGCTGTAGCCAGTCTACTGTATATCAGCTGTATGGTGTCTAACTGGCGTTTCAGTTGAACAGAACCGCGCACAGTGTGTAAAGGATATTTATGGTGGTACGTGTTCGGTGCTGAGTCCTGTTTGCATATGCATGCGAGTGAGAACTTTGGATCAGTGCTTCTTGTGAATGACTTCATGATATGGGTACATGTGCATGAGAGCAGGAGctgtggctctgtgtgtgtgtgtgtgtgtgtgtgtgtgtgtgtgagcacgggGCTGGAGGaatgtgtttgcgtgtgcagACCCTGAGCGTCTATGCCGTGCTCCTGAATGACTCAGTGCTGCAGTACTCTGTGGGAGGGGCCAAGTTTGGAGCCCCTGCTGTTTCCCCTGCTAAACATTCTCACAAGCATGAtttgtctctctcttgttcGCTCTTCtctcgttcacacacacacacacacacacttactgcaTGCTGTCACATCCGGCTTTGGGCTCCACAGTGTGGCCTATAATTAGTCGCCTGCATAGTTTATGGCCTTCCAGCGATCTAAGCGTTACCActcagggaggaagagagggaggagggagagtgggcgggagagagagagaaggagagagggagggagagagggagggagaggaggagtagaTGGAGGTTGGGGTGTCTACCGAGGAAGCTCAATCTGGTTGAACGGGTTGTGCGGTGATAGATTGGTTGTTTAAGCTCTGGACTAGGGGTTTCTGTAGACCCGGTTTACAGTGCGGGGGGAGCACGCGGCCCCACGTGTTTGCTGTCATTGGGACGGGGGGGGCGCTGATGTCATCAGCCCAACACCATCCTTCACCACCACTCCTCGGATCACGCCACCTGCACCAGTGTCTCTGAGGGGACTTCCACAGGGTCCTACGAGCCTCCGGGGCTCAGGCGTCCAAGTCTCCGGGACAGCCGGTGACTCACGCCCTCCTCCCGCCGCGGGTCTGCTCTGCTGGGCACGGAAGTCTCAGAGGAGCGGCCCTCTcgttctccatctctctgggcTCCTCCACTCAGTCTTCTTCCTCTGGACGGGAAGGGCGTCATGCGCAGGATACATTATGAACACTGAGATTTATGTGGGTTATGGATCAGCTGGCTGTGC encodes:
- the ndfip1l gene encoding NEDD4 family-interacting protein 1-like, which codes for MAEPSGRYHQLPNEEEPDEGPQMTNDTPPPYSSVAAENAAYFDYKEDCAFPKPPSYNVATSLPSYDEAERTKAEASVPLVPARDEDFVARDDFEDADQLRIGNDGIFMLTFFMAFFFNWIGFFLSFCLTTSAAGRYGAISGFGLSLIKWILIVRFSTYFPGYFDGQYWLWWVFLALGFLLFLRGFINYAKIRKMADSFSTLPRTRVLFIY